A genomic segment from Chitinophaga flava encodes:
- a CDS encoding CheR family methyltransferase has protein sequence MTRNHISEREVSMLLNDVLERYGYDFTGYAPASINRRVNHLFQADRFPSFAEFRYRIMSDPDYALRFVEEITVNVTEMFRDPQFYYTLRREVLPVLATYPLIRVWHAGCSTGEEVYSFAILLKEANLLHKSVIYATDLNTSVLEKGRTGIFPISQMQQYSRNYMEAGGLHDFSSYYTANYEYAKFRKDLGEKIIFSPHNLVTDGSFNEFQLIICRNVLIYFSKTLQDKVLRLFCDSLEPLGFLALGSKETLSFTSVASQFRQLDSKEKIWRKHHL, from the coding sequence GTGACCAGAAATCACATAAGTGAAAGAGAAGTAAGTATGTTGCTGAATGATGTGTTGGAGCGCTACGGATACGATTTTACCGGGTATGCTCCTGCCTCCATCAACAGGCGGGTGAATCATCTTTTTCAAGCCGACCGTTTTCCCAGTTTCGCGGAATTCCGCTACCGCATTATGTCTGATCCGGACTATGCGCTTCGTTTTGTGGAAGAGATTACTGTAAATGTTACGGAGATGTTCCGTGATCCGCAGTTCTACTATACTCTCCGGCGGGAAGTATTGCCGGTGCTGGCCACTTATCCGTTGATCCGGGTATGGCATGCGGGCTGCTCTACCGGAGAAGAAGTGTATTCATTTGCGATTTTGCTGAAGGAAGCCAACCTGCTGCACAAATCAGTCATCTATGCCACAGACCTAAATACCAGCGTATTGGAGAAGGGAAGAACCGGCATCTTTCCCATTTCGCAAATGCAGCAATACTCCCGCAACTACATGGAGGCCGGCGGATTGCATGATTTCTCTTCCTATTATACAGCTAATTATGAATATGCTAAATTCAGAAAAGACCTGGGCGAGAAGATCATCTTCTCTCCTCATAATCTTGTCACAGATGGTTCTTTTAATGAGTTTCAGCTGATCATCTGTAGAAATGTGTTGATTTATTTCAGTAAAACCCTACAGGATAAAGTCTTGCGCCTGTTTTGTGACAGCCTGGAGCCATTGGGTTTCCTGGCACTGGGGAGTAAGGAAACGCTTAGCTTCACAAGTGTGGCCAGCCAGTTCAGACAATTGGACAGCAAGGAAAAAATCTGGCGCAAACATCACCTGTAA
- a CDS encoding response regulator: MNSIPDLRVILIDDNEIDLLLHEKLITFQQISRTVLSFVNANKALEFLSSNIALPRIPPTIILLDIQMPEMDGFEFLQAFDTYPQKIKSQCHIVMVSSSLDYGDITRTNANPLVIKLLRKPLLLKELKETVEGIFKDFV, encoded by the coding sequence ATGAATTCGATACCTGACCTGCGTGTCATATTGATAGATGACAATGAGATTGATTTATTGCTGCATGAGAAGTTGATCACCTTTCAACAAATCAGCAGAACGGTACTTTCATTTGTAAATGCCAACAAAGCACTGGAATTCTTATCTTCCAACATTGCCCTTCCCAGAATACCACCCACTATCATACTGCTGGATATTCAGATGCCCGAAATGGACGGCTTCGAATTTTTACAGGCATTCGATACCTATCCGCAGAAAATCAAATCGCAATGCCATATCGTAATGGTATCTTCTTCCCTGGATTATGGTGATATTACCCGTACCAACGCCAATCCACTGGTCATTAAATTATTACGAAAACCCTTGTTGCTAAAGGAATTAAAGGAGACTGTGGAAGGAATTTTTAAAGATTTTGTGTAA
- a CDS encoding response regulator — protein MKKFFMQLPLPRKLFLIAIVPLVCLIYFGVQIFDKQNADIRSIDNLLQDVNTATAMMKISDEIHLERRYSVNYALGNNVLNDLLMQRAKTDLAIDAVKSKLLAADSQFFTYSLLNTLPKKRKDIDQKSMPQREVLDYYSNLIFRLNNLARINTPDIAILKSLQQDLNAQYLLAQMAAYQGLIRMDIYYFILKKEVWPDDFSRIENNSDMYSSLRAEFLDKASPATADILRQMEKRSEFIITTDFIANTIHSKKIDTLFNADSWWDNSSMSVDLLKQLQRSIVEKVGKDARSISKNENDLKTKYLIFLVLVVALVVAFVGFTIKTITGSLDKLRNAAGKIARGISGVDPGIHTKDAIGSLAQSFTEIDKTGQELATAADNIGKGNFNIDVQPRSAEDLLGNAVVKMAADLKIFRQENEKTIWIQAGLNSINETLLAERDLESLTHDALAELVKYTGAQTGVLYIRQNGDLHFSAGHALSDQYPAPSVIAIGKTLIGQALKQREPIYLKDAPDKFLHIAGGTAAAQPGYVMIIPLIHAGIAEGVVEIGSLFPFTESGLSYLKQASVSIAVAIQSTRSRTRLQELLEETQSQAEELQVQHSELEGLNVELEAQTQKLQVSEEELKVQQEELMQSNAELEERTRMLEEKNQIIVERNLEIHRKAEELALSTKYKSEFLANMSHELRTPLNSILLLSRLLSENHDHNLSNDQIEYAQVINSSGKGLLTLIDEILDLSKIESGKMELEYHEVYVGDILSNMQALFEPIARDKGLVLNLVVAPGLQQAIETDQIRLEQILKNLLSNALKFTAKGSVTLSVQAGEVPGTVRFIVKDTGIGIPREKQQVIFEAFQQADGSTRRKYGGTGLGLSISRELAKLLGGHISLHSSEQEGSEFVITIPATRKVISVVPLPAPVTPQEPAVVEEEPAHGPYLSTRIPADIQDDRDMVKPGDAVILIVEDDTYFAKALLEFTRQRGYKGVVTVRGDMAGELARKYKPIGILLDIELPVKDGWQVMEELKNDPVTRPIPVHIMSSMEAKKESLLKGAVDFISKPVTMESMQLIFEKMEFVLQRSTKKVLILEENAKHAKALAYFLSNYQVNSEISNTVQEGVELLQHQDVDCVILDMGIPDQQAYEALETVKEIKGLENLPIIIFTGKSLSRAEEQRIRQYADSIVVKTAHSYQRMLDEVSLFLHLVSENSQQVMPMVNGKMSLLNEVLKDKTVLIADDDVRNIFSLTKALEKHQMKVLSAVDGKEALQQLSEHPVDIVLMDMMMPEMDGYDAIAAIRREPSLAQLPVIAVTAKAMMGDREKCLKAGASDYISKPVDVDQLISLLRVWLYDKGMK, from the coding sequence ATGAAGAAATTTTTTATGCAACTGCCCTTACCCAGGAAATTGTTCCTGATTGCGATTGTTCCGCTGGTATGCCTTATTTATTTCGGAGTTCAGATATTCGATAAACAAAACGCTGATATCCGTAGTATCGACAACCTGCTGCAGGATGTTAACACCGCAACTGCCATGATGAAGATTTCAGATGAGATACATCTGGAACGTCGCTATAGTGTGAACTACGCTTTGGGTAATAATGTCCTCAACGACCTGTTGATGCAAAGGGCCAAAACCGACCTTGCGATTGATGCTGTAAAAAGTAAACTGCTGGCTGCTGATAGCCAGTTTTTTACCTATTCACTGCTCAATACCCTGCCTAAAAAGAGAAAAGATATTGATCAAAAAAGCATGCCTCAGCGGGAAGTACTGGATTATTATTCCAACCTGATCTTCCGCCTGAACAACCTGGCCCGTATCAATACCCCCGATATTGCCATTCTGAAATCCCTGCAGCAGGACCTTAACGCCCAATACCTGCTGGCACAGATGGCCGCTTATCAGGGCCTGATCCGCATGGACATCTATTATTTTATTCTCAAAAAGGAAGTATGGCCCGATGATTTTTCACGTATCGAAAACAACAGCGATATGTATTCCTCGCTACGGGCCGAATTCCTCGATAAAGCTTCACCCGCTACCGCCGATATCCTTCGGCAGATGGAAAAGAGAAGTGAGTTTATCATTACCACCGACTTTATCGCGAATACTATCCATAGCAAAAAAATTGATACCCTCTTTAATGCAGACTCCTGGTGGGATAATTCCAGCATGTCGGTAGATTTGCTGAAACAGCTGCAGCGCTCTATTGTAGAAAAGGTGGGCAAAGATGCAAGGAGCATTTCAAAAAATGAAAATGACCTCAAAACAAAATACCTCATATTCCTCGTACTCGTTGTGGCGTTGGTGGTGGCATTTGTTGGCTTTACCATCAAAACTATCACCGGAAGCCTGGACAAGCTTAGGAATGCTGCTGGAAAAATAGCCCGGGGCATCAGCGGCGTAGATCCCGGCATCCATACCAAAGACGCTATCGGCAGCCTGGCTCAGTCATTTACAGAAATAGATAAAACAGGACAGGAACTGGCCACGGCAGCAGATAATATCGGTAAAGGCAATTTTAATATCGATGTTCAGCCCCGTAGTGCTGAAGACCTGCTGGGCAACGCCGTGGTGAAGATGGCAGCAGACCTGAAAATATTCCGTCAGGAGAATGAAAAAACAATATGGATACAAGCCGGCCTTAACAGTATCAACGAGACACTGCTCGCAGAACGGGACCTGGAATCGCTTACCCACGACGCGTTGGCAGAACTGGTAAAATATACCGGCGCACAAACAGGCGTGTTGTATATCCGTCAAAATGGAGATCTGCATTTTTCTGCAGGCCATGCCTTGTCTGACCAATATCCGGCGCCATCTGTGATTGCCATAGGTAAAACGCTGATTGGACAGGCATTGAAACAAAGAGAACCGATTTACCTTAAAGACGCACCGGATAAATTCCTGCATATTGCTGGTGGCACCGCTGCTGCACAACCCGGATATGTCATGATCATACCACTGATCCATGCCGGTATTGCAGAAGGAGTGGTGGAAATAGGCTCGCTGTTTCCTTTCACTGAAAGTGGACTCAGTTATCTGAAACAGGCATCTGTCAGCATTGCGGTAGCTATACAAAGTACACGCAGCCGCACAAGGCTGCAGGAGTTGCTGGAAGAAACCCAGTCACAGGCTGAAGAGCTCCAGGTACAGCACAGCGAACTGGAAGGGCTCAACGTAGAACTGGAAGCACAGACGCAGAAACTGCAGGTGTCTGAAGAAGAACTGAAAGTACAGCAGGAAGAACTGATGCAATCCAATGCTGAACTGGAGGAGAGGACCCGCATGCTGGAAGAGAAAAACCAGATCATTGTAGAACGTAATCTTGAAATTCATAGAAAAGCAGAAGAGCTGGCACTCAGTACCAAATACAAATCCGAGTTCCTGGCTAATATGTCGCATGAGTTGCGTACACCACTAAATTCTATTTTGTTGTTGTCAAGGCTGCTCTCAGAAAACCATGACCATAACCTGAGCAACGACCAGATAGAATATGCGCAAGTAATCAATTCATCCGGCAAAGGTCTGCTGACGCTGATCGATGAGATACTGGACCTGTCGAAGATAGAATCCGGTAAAATGGAGCTGGAGTATCACGAAGTATATGTGGGGGATATTCTATCCAACATGCAGGCGCTGTTTGAGCCTATCGCCCGTGATAAGGGGCTGGTGCTGAACCTGGTCGTTGCACCGGGACTGCAGCAGGCTATTGAAACAGATCAGATAAGGCTGGAACAGATACTGAAAAACCTGCTTTCCAACGCGCTTAAATTTACGGCCAAAGGCTCGGTAACTCTGTCTGTACAGGCAGGAGAAGTGCCCGGTACCGTGCGTTTTATTGTGAAAGATACAGGCATCGGTATCCCACGCGAAAAACAACAGGTGATCTTCGAAGCCTTCCAACAGGCAGATGGCTCTACCCGCCGCAAGTATGGCGGTACAGGCCTGGGGCTGTCTATCAGCCGCGAGCTGGCCAAACTACTGGGCGGACATATCTCCCTGCATAGTAGTGAACAGGAAGGCAGTGAGTTTGTGATAACGATACCGGCTACACGAAAAGTGATATCTGTTGTCCCTTTGCCTGCACCGGTAACGCCACAGGAACCGGCTGTGGTTGAAGAAGAACCGGCTCATGGGCCCTACCTCTCTACCCGCATCCCTGCTGATATACAAGATGACCGTGATATGGTAAAACCCGGTGATGCGGTTATTCTCATCGTGGAAGATGATACCTACTTCGCTAAAGCCCTGCTCGAATTTACGCGTCAGCGTGGCTATAAAGGTGTAGTGACTGTACGGGGTGATATGGCCGGGGAGCTGGCTCGTAAATATAAGCCTATAGGGATTCTGCTGGATATAGAACTACCAGTGAAGGATGGTTGGCAGGTCATGGAAGAATTGAAAAATGATCCCGTCACCCGTCCGATACCGGTACATATCATGTCTTCCATGGAAGCTAAAAAGGAAAGCCTCCTGAAAGGTGCAGTGGACTTTATCAGCAAACCAGTTACGATGGAAAGTATGCAGCTGATTTTTGAAAAGATGGAGTTTGTGTTGCAACGTTCCACTAAAAAAGTGCTGATACTGGAAGAGAATGCCAAACATGCCAAAGCACTGGCTTACTTTCTCAGCAACTATCAGGTGAATTCTGAAATCAGCAATACCGTTCAGGAAGGAGTGGAATTGCTGCAGCACCAGGATGTGGATTGTGTAATTCTGGATATGGGCATACCTGACCAGCAGGCTTATGAAGCGCTGGAAACAGTGAAGGAGATCAAAGGACTGGAAAATCTGCCTATCATCATCTTTACCGGTAAAAGTCTTTCGCGTGCAGAAGAACAACGGATACGGCAGTACGCAGATTCTATTGTGGTGAAAACGGCCCATTCCTATCAGCGTATGCTCGATGAAGTATCACTGTTTTTGCATCTGGTATCTGAAAACAGCCAGCAGGTGATGCCTATGGTAAATGGAAAAATGTCGTTGCTTAATGAAGTGCTGAAAGATAAAACCGTATTGATTGCAGATGATGATGTACGTAATATCTTCTCGCTGACAAAGGCGTTGGAGAAACACCAGATGAAGGTGCTTTCTGCTGTTGATGGAAAAGAAGCCCTGCAGCAATTGAGTGAACATCCGGTAGATATTGTGCTGATGGACATGATGATGCCTGAGATGGATGGTTACGATGCGATTGCTGCTATCCGCAGAGAGCCGTCGCTGGCGCAACTGCCAGTAATAGCAGTAACGGCCAAAGCCATGATGGGGGACCGGGAAAAATGCCTGAAGGCAGGAGCTTCTGACTATATCTCCAAACCAGTAGATGTAGATCAGCTGATTTCGTTACTACGGGTATGGTTATACGATAAAGGCATGAAATAA
- a CDS encoding tetratricopeptide repeat protein, whose protein sequence is MNLEELERLYNEQAYTVAIIQLEAYLEEHPAEAAAWHLMGLCKLEIAKAEDERDEMIAEYHTAYEAFSKALEYNPQHIQARVHRAYMGANVMGDKTAETLSDCQIIMDSGDEELITRALLYRFQIWVLENETDKALEDIHRSLEIYHSLYQDDLPQLNVAKFQCYTRIGDVYYHNDNKPVALDYYRQAFQCTVYNNRTLSTLHFALEMADYDFAADMLHIMSTAGEHRDDDMLKILQKVKALLDQGVRHSALAREYCWGTIDFWNQFYGDDDAEGTLEQISTGKRFIALYPEESYFYHFTGTALFNIGSFSEALPYYEKAIAIRAYPSSIIRWYYAYYKTQGKLPEGWPDTDYSIAYDWYSAGVICSELIQQEQNADARKALTQLKKFLYQKAFSLYYPYWYENTGSSYAGHPHHFAMCCNNYGITLFELGSYEEAIHVHSVGYNMSPFWEQLESRADAFHQLGKYAEAVADRQLILSNFISTLPLVYYVSIHERVIEDLTTLERFDEALTLYNKILAEYEEWIAVDMEELEKEEKDIIIYNIDRIKTGRAFIKTNSQDDLSERIQALEKHLEEKPDDSDAYFNLMYLYFDNAQYEHCIGAVNNRISIGGIQRLPLVSQMKIYYFRGKAALKLERYTAAIQDMLQTLEIMAKGDESDNSPNNRCGVYAYLAEAYLGLHDHDNSLLYCNQCTEIYKSMNWSWDAESSTFHFTMALAQEGKGDVSACKKIIDRILENDPGFQPALSKKAALKNNSGLFSFLRKKKD, encoded by the coding sequence ATGAATCTGGAAGAACTGGAAAGGCTATATAATGAACAGGCATATACGGTAGCAATCATTCAGCTTGAAGCATACCTGGAGGAGCATCCGGCTGAAGCAGCCGCATGGCATCTGATGGGTTTATGTAAACTGGAAATAGCCAAGGCTGAGGATGAAAGGGATGAGATGATAGCAGAATATCACACCGCTTACGAAGCATTCAGCAAAGCGCTGGAATATAATCCTCAGCATATACAAGCCCGTGTACATCGTGCTTATATGGGCGCCAATGTGATGGGTGATAAAACAGCTGAAACACTTAGTGACTGTCAGATCATCATGGATAGTGGCGATGAAGAACTGATCACCAGGGCGCTGCTGTACCGTTTTCAGATATGGGTATTGGAAAATGAAACCGATAAAGCACTGGAAGATATCCACAGAAGCCTGGAAATTTATCACTCCCTTTATCAGGACGACCTGCCTCAGTTAAACGTGGCCAAATTCCAGTGTTATACCCGCATCGGCGACGTATACTATCACAACGATAACAAACCCGTAGCGCTGGACTACTACCGGCAGGCATTCCAATGTACTGTTTACAACAACAGGACACTTTCCACGTTGCATTTTGCCCTCGAAATGGCAGATTACGACTTCGCTGCAGATATGCTGCATATCATGAGTACGGCCGGCGAACATCGGGATGATGATATGTTGAAGATCCTGCAGAAAGTAAAAGCATTGCTGGACCAGGGAGTACGTCATTCTGCCCTGGCCAGGGAATATTGCTGGGGCACTATCGACTTCTGGAATCAGTTTTATGGAGATGATGATGCAGAAGGCACACTGGAACAGATATCCACCGGTAAACGGTTTATTGCCCTTTACCCTGAAGAGAGTTATTTCTATCACTTCACCGGCACTGCCCTCTTTAATATCGGCAGTTTCAGCGAAGCATTACCCTACTACGAAAAAGCCATCGCCATCAGGGCTTATCCGTCCAGCATCATCCGGTGGTATTATGCCTATTACAAAACACAGGGCAAACTCCCCGAAGGCTGGCCCGACACGGATTACAGCATTGCCTATGACTGGTATTCCGCCGGTGTTATCTGTAGTGAACTGATACAACAGGAACAAAATGCAGATGCCCGTAAGGCATTAACACAACTGAAAAAATTTCTCTACCAGAAAGCATTTTCTCTATATTACCCTTACTGGTATGAAAATACCGGTTCTTCCTATGCCGGCCACCCGCACCATTTTGCGATGTGCTGCAACAACTACGGCATCACCCTGTTTGAGCTGGGCTCCTACGAAGAAGCCATCCATGTGCACAGTGTTGGTTACAACATGTCACCTTTCTGGGAACAGCTGGAGTCCAGAGCCGATGCTTTTCATCAGCTGGGAAAATATGCGGAAGCCGTAGCAGACCGTCAACTGATCCTGAGCAATTTTATCTCTACCCTTCCGCTGGTATATTACGTGTCTATTCACGAACGCGTCATCGAAGACCTCACTACCCTGGAACGTTTCGATGAGGCCCTCACGCTGTACAATAAGATACTGGCTGAATATGAGGAATGGATTGCCGTAGATATGGAAGAACTGGAGAAAGAAGAAAAAGATATCATCATCTACAACATAGACCGTATCAAAACCGGCAGGGCTTTCATCAAAACCAACAGCCAGGACGATCTCAGCGAACGCATACAGGCGCTGGAAAAACACCTGGAAGAAAAGCCGGATGACAGCGATGCCTACTTTAACCTGATGTACCTGTACTTTGATAATGCCCAATACGAACACTGTATCGGCGCTGTCAATAATCGTATATCCATAGGCGGTATCCAGCGTTTACCACTGGTTTCGCAGATGAAGATCTATTATTTCCGAGGCAAGGCCGCACTGAAGCTGGAGAGATACACCGCCGCTATCCAGGATATGTTGCAAACGCTGGAGATCATGGCTAAAGGCGACGAGTCTGATAATTCACCCAACAACCGTTGCGGCGTATATGCGTACCTGGCAGAAGCATATCTGGGTCTGCATGATCATGACAACAGCCTGTTGTATTGCAACCAATGCACAGAGATCTATAAAAGCATGAACTGGAGCTGGGATGCCGAGTCCTCTACATTTCATTTCACGATGGCACTGGCCCAGGAAGGAAAAGGAGACGTGAGCGCCTGCAAAAAAATCATCGACCGTATTCTGGAAAATGATCCTGGTTTTCAGCCAGCCCTGAGTAAAAAAGCAGCGCTTAAAAACAACAGTGGTTTGTTTTCATTTCTAAGAAAAAAGAAAGACTAG
- a CDS encoding response regulator produces the protein MEQKKVLIIDDDARNIFALKAVLRSRGISCISASSGAEGLELLAGEHQVGVVLMDIMMPDMDGYETIAALRAQAPNSRLPIIAVTAQAMVGDREKCLQAGADNYISKPVDVDVLLSQIQQYLAD, from the coding sequence ATGGAGCAGAAAAAAGTATTAATCATTGATGACGATGCGCGGAATATTTTCGCGCTCAAAGCAGTGTTACGTTCCAGAGGTATTTCCTGTATATCCGCTTCCTCCGGGGCTGAAGGCCTGGAGCTGCTGGCAGGAGAGCACCAGGTAGGGGTAGTACTGATGGATATTATGATGCCTGATATGGATGGTTACGAAACGATAGCCGCCTTGCGCGCCCAGGCTCCTAATAGCAGGCTGCCTATTATAGCGGTGACTGCCCAGGCCATGGTGGGCGACCGGGAAAAATGTCTGCAGGCGGGCGCCGATAATTATATTTCAAAACCTGTTGATGTAGATGTGCTGTTGTCGCAGATACAACAATATTTAGCTGATTAA
- a CDS encoding hybrid sensor histidine kinase/response regulator: MILIVDDKPENILSIRKTLELYKFEVDTALSGEEALRKILKNSYTLIILDVQMPSMDGFEVAEAISGYSKAKDIPIIFLSAVNKEKRFIVKGYDSGGIDYLTKPVDPDVLLMKVKTFSRLYQQSQELKQIHQSLQEEVEVRKLAQAALSEKVNELHTTLEALPQIAFTVTTDGQIEYVNRNWYKYADNMQQLPETLSGGDSMRQCLEQTLRAGLPLEKEVYLKDRTDNSYRCHLLRITPVKEGPEIVKWIGTFTDIALQKQANEILELKVKERTEELIEINKSLEASNHDLQQFASVASHDLKEPLRKIQLFGAIVRDRFLQTDPNAMSYMERIVGSSERMARLINDLLNYSRLSAASIYEMTDLNVVVQEIISDLELAITEKNAVVHVEKLPHIEAVPGQIRQVFQNIISNALKFSHNDRTPEIHISADRVATSAADSAVDENGNYCRITVRDNGIGFNEKYLSKIFTIFQRLHNADLYEGTGIGLAIAKKVIDKHQGIITATSVEGEGTSFIMVLPVKQTKTPNIIS; encoded by the coding sequence ATGATTCTGATTGTTGACGATAAGCCAGAGAATATTTTATCCATTAGGAAAACGTTGGAGCTGTATAAGTTTGAAGTGGATACCGCTTTGTCGGGTGAAGAGGCGTTGAGAAAAATACTTAAAAACAGCTACACGCTGATTATCCTGGACGTGCAAATGCCCAGTATGGATGGCTTTGAGGTGGCAGAAGCTATTTCCGGCTACAGCAAAGCAAAAGACATCCCTATCATTTTCCTCAGCGCTGTCAACAAAGAAAAACGTTTTATCGTAAAAGGTTACGACTCCGGCGGAATTGATTATCTCACCAAACCTGTAGATCCTGATGTATTGTTGATGAAGGTGAAAACTTTTTCCCGGCTGTATCAACAGTCACAGGAACTGAAACAAATACACCAGTCATTACAGGAAGAAGTGGAAGTGCGCAAACTGGCTCAGGCAGCCCTGAGTGAAAAAGTGAACGAGCTGCATACCACACTGGAAGCATTGCCACAGATAGCCTTCACCGTTACCACAGACGGACAGATAGAATATGTCAACCGCAATTGGTACAAGTATGCAGATAATATGCAGCAGCTGCCGGAAACGCTGTCTGGTGGCGATTCCATGCGGCAATGCCTGGAACAAACGCTTCGCGCTGGCCTGCCGCTTGAAAAGGAAGTATATCTGAAAGACAGAACAGACAACTCCTACCGCTGTCATCTCCTGCGCATCACACCCGTAAAGGAAGGTCCCGAAATCGTAAAGTGGATTGGTACCTTCACCGATATTGCCCTGCAGAAGCAGGCCAATGAAATACTCGAACTGAAAGTAAAAGAAAGAACGGAAGAACTGATAGAGATCAACAAATCACTGGAAGCCAGTAACCATGATCTGCAACAATTTGCCTCCGTTGCCTCTCATGACCTGAAGGAGCCGCTCCGCAAAATCCAGCTGTTTGGTGCTATTGTGCGTGACCGGTTTCTGCAAACAGATCCCAATGCCATGTCCTATATGGAAAGGATCGTAGGCTCTTCCGAACGAATGGCAAGACTGATCAATGATCTGCTGAATTATTCCCGCCTGTCTGCTGCAAGCATATACGAAATGACAGACCTTAATGTGGTGGTGCAAGAGATTATCAGTGATCTGGAACTGGCTATCACAGAAAAGAATGCTGTGGTACATGTGGAAAAATTACCCCATATTGAAGCTGTTCCTGGGCAGATCCGGCAGGTGTTCCAGAATATCATCAGTAATGCCCTGAAATTTTCCCATAACGACCGTACACCAGAAATCCATATTTCAGCGGATAGGGTAGCTACCAGTGCGGCAGACAGTGCTGTGGATGAAAATGGAAACTATTGCCGCATCACCGTCCGCGACAATGGCATCGGCTTCAACGAAAAATACCTGTCCAAGATATTTACTATCTTTCAGCGTCTGCATAACGCTGATCTGTACGAAGGCACCGGCATCGGCCTGGCTATCGCCAAAAAAGTAATTGATAAACATCAGGGAATCATCACAGCCACCAGTGTGGAAGGAGAGGGGACATCCTTTATCATGGTGTTACCGGTAAAACAAACGAAAACGCCCAACATAATCTCATAA
- a CDS encoding chemotaxis protein CheB, with protein MSTASRLVLIGGSAGGLQAILTLLPGLMPQLAAAVVIVLHRQNHYDSMLTELLSAKTQLTVKEAEEKETLLPGTIYIAPADYHLLLETDHTFSLDYSEKVNFSRPSIDVTFSSAALAYGRQVAAILLSGANTDGAEGLMDVHDAGGITIVQDPDTAAVDVMPRQAILTAPVDHILPATAMAAFINSFAGMMAS; from the coding sequence ATGTCTACGGCTTCCCGCCTTGTATTAATAGGAGGTTCTGCAGGAGGGCTGCAGGCCATCCTTACGTTGTTGCCCGGCCTGATGCCACAGCTTGCCGCTGCAGTAGTGATTGTATTGCACCGGCAAAATCATTATGATTCTATGCTGACAGAGCTGTTATCGGCTAAAACGCAGCTGACTGTTAAGGAAGCTGAAGAAAAAGAAACACTGCTGCCGGGCACCATCTATATCGCGCCGGCAGACTACCACCTGTTGCTGGAAACAGACCATACCTTTTCACTGGATTATTCGGAGAAAGTGAATTTCAGCCGTCCCAGCATTGATGTTACATTCTCATCGGCAGCCCTGGCTTATGGGCGGCAGGTGGCCGCCATCCTGCTTTCCGGGGCTAATACAGACGGTGCAGAAGGACTGATGGATGTACATGACGCCGGTGGTATTACCATCGTACAAGATCCCGATACGGCTGCGGTAGATGTAATGCCCAGGCAGGCCATTCTTACTGCCCCTGTAGACCATATCCTGCCTGCCACCGCCATGGCTGCTTTTATTAACAGCTTTGCCGGTATGATGGCCAGTTGA
- a CDS encoding response regulator, with protein MVSSCKYTSVLLVDDDIDDRMIFGDVLKELVPDIIYNEAINGEDALERLGNGLVPDLIFLDLNMPRINGKQFLAEIRQIEHLKHIPVIIYTTSSHESDKRETRELGAAYFITKPNSLHELNQLLKGILEHTIQYTLKS; from the coding sequence ATGGTGAGCAGTTGTAAATATACCTCCGTACTTTTAGTTGATGATGATATAGATGACAGGATGATATTTGGCGATGTACTAAAAGAACTGGTGCCGGATATTATTTACAATGAAGCCATCAACGGTGAAGATGCCCTGGAGAGGCTGGGAAACGGCCTTGTTCCGGATCTCATCTTCCTGGATCTGAATATGCCCCGCATAAACGGGAAACAATTCCTCGCCGAAATACGCCAGATTGAGCATCTCAAACATATCCCGGTTATTATCTACACCACTTCCTCCCACGAATCTGATAAAAGAGAGACCCGCGAACTGGGGGCGGCTTATTTTATCACCAAGCCCAATAGCCTGCATGAGCTCAACCAGCTCCTCAAAGGCATTCTGGAGCATACCATCCAATACACGCTGAAGTCATAA